The following are encoded in a window of Rosa chinensis cultivar Old Blush chromosome 4, RchiOBHm-V2, whole genome shotgun sequence genomic DNA:
- the LOC112201126 gene encoding phosphate transporter PHO1 — translation MVKFSKELEAQLIPEWKDAFVNYWQLKKQIKKIKVSRVPKQAPDADFGVSIFDPIRFVTKKISDKLLNFDNKLTEIIQVKSKIIENGEEEEIYETELAQLFSEEDEVRVFFEGLDEELNKVNQFYKTKETEFLERGEILNKQLQILLDLKQILNDRRWKNSLSKPKLPSVPSSWSSTPRNSDYSSESSAELSATPTSTELTQTDEAIAALERNGVSFTNTATRGKTKKGKPKMAMRIDIPNNTPTRTITAVTSMLWEDLVNNPKKEVSGEFINKKKIQCAEKMIRGAFVELYRGLGLLKTYSSLNMVAFTKILKKFDKVSNQQASASYLKAVKRSHFISSDKVVRLMDEVETIFTKHFANNDKKKAMKFLRPQQHKESHMVTFFVGLFTGCFVSLFSVYALLAHLSGIFSPSTELEYMETVYPVFSVFALLSLHLFMYGCNLFMWKSTRINCNFIFEFQLSTALKYRDAFLICTTFMTAVVGAMVVHLILRANNFLPSQVDAIPGIFLLFSIALLICPLDIFYRPTRYCFIRVIRNIVCSPLYKVLMVDFFMADQLTSQIPLLRHMESTACYFLAGSFRTHQYETCKTGRLFKELAYVISFLPYYWRAMQCARRWFDESDVNHLANMGKYVSAMVAAGARITYANQQNHLWFSIVVVTSVVSTVYQLYWDFVKDWGLFNPNSKNLWLRDELILKNKRTYYFSIALNAVLRVAWVETVMGFHNISYVESRLVDFLLASLEVIRRGHWNFYRLENEHLNNVGKFRAVKTVPLPFRDADSDG, via the exons ATGCCGACTTCGGTGTCTCCATTTTCGATCCCATTCGCTTCGTCACCAAGAAAATCAGTGACAAGCTATTAAACTTCGATAACAAGTTAACTGAGATAATCCAG GTGAAGAGTAAGATCATCGAGAATggtgaggaggaagaaatctATGAGACCGAGCTTGCTCAGTTGTTTTCTGAAGAGGATGAG GTGAGGGTGTTCTTTGAGGGATTAGATGAAGAGCTCAACAAGGTGAACCAATTTTACAAGACCAAAGAGACGGAGTTTCTTGAGAGAGGAGAGATTTTGAACAAGCAGCTACAGATTTTGCTGGACCTCAAGCAAATTCTTAACGATAGGCGATGGAAAAATTCTTTGTCAAAACCGAAATTGCCTAGTGTTCCCAGCTCATGGTCCTCGACTCCCCGGAATTCTGACTATAGTTCTG AGAGCTCGGCAGAATTGAGTGCTACACCTACTAGTACAGAACTAACACAAACAGATGAAGCAATTGCAGCGCTAGAAAGAAATGGTGTGAGCTTCACTAACACGGCAACTAGGGGTAAGACAAAGAAAGGCAAGCCTAAGATGGCCATGAGGATTGACATTCCAAACAACACCCCGACACGAACCATCACAGCCGTTACGTCAATGCTTTGGGAAGATTTGGTTAACAATCCGAAAAAGGAAGTCTCCGGAGAATtcattaacaaaaaaaagattCAGTGTGCTGAGAAAATGATTAGAGGGGCTTTTGTGGAGCTCTACAGGGGTCTCGGGCTGCTTAAAACTTACAG CTCATTGAATATGGTAGCGTTTACAAAGATCCTCAAGAAATTTGACAAG GTATCGAACCAGCAGGCATCAGCAAGTTATCTAAAAGCAGTGAAGAGATCACATTTCATCAGTTCTGATAAG GTTGTTAGACTAATGGACGAAGTGGAAACCATATTCACGAAGCACTTTGCTAACAATGACAAGAAAAAGGCAATGAAGTTTCTGAGGCCCCAACAGCACAAGGAGTCTCACATGGTTACCTTCTTTGTTG GTTTGTTCACAGGTTGCTTTGTATCGTTGTTTAGTGTATACGCACTGTTAGCGCACTTGTCTGGTATATTCTCTCCCAGCACAGAACTGGAATATATGGAAACTGTCTACCCTGTTTTCAG TGTTTTTGCATTACTGAGCTTGCACTTGTTCATGTACGGGTGCAACCTGTTCATGTGGAAAAGTACTAGAATCAATTGCAACTTCATATTTGAATTCCAACTGAGCACTGCCTTAAAGTACCGTGATGCCTTCCTCATATGCACAACTTTTATGACGGCTGTGGTTGGTGCCATGGTTGTACATCTTATATTAAGGGCTAATAACTTCTTACCAAGCCAAGTTGATGCCATTCCTGGAATTTTCCTTCTG TTTTCCATTGCCCTGCTGATATGCCCCTTGGACATCTTCTATCGACCTACTCGTTACTGCTTCATCAGAGTAATTCGTAATATAGTCTGTTCTCCACTTTATAAG GTTTTGATGGTAGACTTTTTTATGGCTGATCAGCTAACTAGCCAG ATCCCATTGCTGAGACACATGGAATCCACAGCCTGCTACTTCCTTGCTGGAAGTTTCAGAACACACCAATATGAGACTTGCAAAACTGGAAGGCTATTTAAAGAGCTCGCTTATGTCATTTCATTCTTGCCATACTACTGGCGTGCAATGCAG TGTGCAAGACGATGGTTTGATGAGTCTGACGTCAACCATTTGGCTAACATGGGGAAGTATGTTTCGGCCATGGTAGCAGCCGGAGCCAGGATTACGTATGCTAACCAGCAGAATCATCTATGGTTTTCTATAGTAGTGGTCACTTCTGTGGTGTCTACAGTCTATCAGTTATACTGGGATTTTGTCAAGGATTGGGGGCTTTTCAACCCAAATTCCAAGAACCTATGGCTGAGAGATGAACTGATTCTGAAGAACAAAAGAACCTACTATTTTTCCATA GCCTTGAATGCCGTTCTGAGAGTTGCTTGGGTGGAGACAGTTATGGGATTTCACAATATTTCATATGTCGAGTCACGATTGGTGGACTTTCTCTTGGCTTCATTAGAGGTTATCCGGCGGGGGCATTGGAACTTTTACAG GTTGGAGAATGAGCATCTGAATAATGTTGGCAAGTTCAGGGCAGTCAAGACGGTTCCCCTACCATTCCGTGATGCAGATTCTGATGGCTGA